The Cuculus canorus isolate bCucCan1 chromosome 5, bCucCan1.pri, whole genome shotgun sequence genome window below encodes:
- the SLC39A9 gene encoding zinc transporter ZIP9, which yields MDDFRSICLLSLAMLVACYVAGIIPLAVNFSEERLKLVTVLGAGLLCGTALAVIVPEGVHALYEDILEGKHHPASEMQRVIESEKVAEIPVVHEYGHDHSRLHAYIGVSLVLGFVFMLLVDQIGSSHVHSTDDPEAARSGNSKITTTLGLVVHAAADGVALGAAASTSQTSVQLIVFVAIMLHKAPAAFGLVSFLMHAGLERNRIRKHLLVFALAAPVMSMVTYLGLSKSSKEALSEVNATGVAMLFSAGTFLYVATVHVLPEVGGIAHSHKPESTGGKGLSRLEVAALVLGCLIPLVLSIGHHH from the exons ATGGATGACTTCCGCTCCATCTGCCTCCTGTCTCTGGCCATGCTGGTCGCCTGCTATGTGGCAGGAATTATCCCCTTGGCAGTTAATTTTTCTGAG GAGAGATTAAAGTTGGTGACTGTTctgggtgctgggctgctgtGTGGAACTGCCTTGGCTGTCATTGTGCCAGAAGGAGTACATGCTCTTTATGAAGACATTTTGGAGG GGAAGCATCACCCAGCAAGTGAGATGCAGCGTGTAATTGAGTCTGAGAAGGTGGCAGAAATCCCAGTTGTACATGAGTATGGCCATGACCATTCCAGGTTGCATGCCTACATTGGTGTATCCCTTGTCCTTGGCTTTGTCTTCATGCTGTTGGTGGACCAAATAGGCAGCTCTCATGTGCACTCTACAGATG ACCCAGAAGCTGCAAGATCAGGCAACTCCAAAATCACCACAACACTGGGGCTAGTAGTCCATGCTGCAG CTGATGGTGTTGCGTTGGGTGCAGCAGCTTCTACTTCTCAGACTAGTGTCCAGTTGATAGTGTTTGTTGCAATTATGTTGCACAAG GCACCAGCTGCCTTCGGCCTGGTTTCCTTCCTGATGCACGCTGGGCTGGAACGGAATCGAATTAGAAAACACTTGCTGGTCTTTGCATTAGCAGCACCTGTTATGTCGATGGTGACATACTTGGGGCTAAGCAAG agcaGCAAAGAAGCCCTTTCAGAAGTCAACGCCACCGGAGTTGCtatgctgttttctgctggGACTTTTCTGTATGTTGCCACAGTTCATGTCCTTCCAGAAGTAGGAGGAATTGCTCATAGCCACAAACCTGAATCAACTGGAGGAAAAGGACTCAGTCGTCTGGAGGTGGCAGCCCTAGTATTAGGATGCCTGATTCCTCTAGTTTTGTCTATTGGACACCACCATTAA